From a single Aggregatilinea lenta genomic region:
- the cax gene encoding calcium/proton exchanger: protein MSSSSILKNLLSLNALLVFVVIAVILRVMGADDVLIFGASALAIVPLAGLIGSSTEEIAVRTGPQVGGLLNATLGNAAELIITIFALREGLLELVRASLIGSVLGNLLLVMGLAILLGGLKNGIQVFNQRSATMNATLLILAFMALAIPSLFDATFVAQEAFDSELLLSEGIAVILILLYAAHVVYSLFGGGTQREEVAEHHEPKWSVRTAVIVLVFATAAIVVMSEFLVSTVEPVVEELGWSELFVGVIIVPVIGNVAEHLVAVQQAMKNRMELGISIALGSSLQIALFVAPVLVFISLLFEEKLILAFTVPEVIALAAASYIAALVAQDGESNWYEGLMLLGVYLIIGLAFFLLPEAVH from the coding sequence ATGTCGTCCTCATCCATCCTGAAGAACCTGCTCAGCCTGAATGCCTTGCTCGTTTTTGTAGTGATTGCCGTAATCCTGCGAGTGATGGGCGCGGACGACGTATTGATCTTTGGCGCGTCGGCGCTGGCGATTGTGCCCCTGGCGGGCCTCATCGGTTCCAGCACGGAAGAGATTGCGGTCCGCACGGGGCCGCAGGTGGGCGGGCTGCTCAACGCGACGCTGGGCAATGCCGCCGAGCTGATCATCACCATATTTGCGCTGCGCGAAGGGCTGCTGGAGCTGGTGCGCGCCTCGCTGATCGGCTCCGTGCTGGGCAACCTGCTGCTGGTCATGGGGCTGGCGATCCTGCTCGGCGGGCTGAAAAACGGGATTCAGGTATTCAACCAGCGATCCGCCACGATGAACGCCACGCTGTTGATCCTCGCCTTTATGGCGCTGGCGATTCCGTCCCTGTTCGACGCGACGTTCGTCGCGCAGGAGGCGTTTGATTCCGAGCTGCTGCTGAGTGAGGGCATCGCGGTTATTCTGATCCTGCTCTATGCGGCCCACGTGGTGTATTCGCTGTTCGGCGGCGGGACGCAGCGCGAAGAAGTGGCTGAGCACCACGAGCCGAAGTGGTCGGTCCGCACGGCAGTGATCGTGCTGGTCTTTGCGACGGCGGCGATCGTGGTGATGTCCGAGTTCCTGGTGAGCACGGTCGAGCCGGTCGTCGAGGAGCTGGGCTGGAGCGAGCTGTTTGTCGGCGTGATCATCGTGCCGGTGATCGGCAATGTCGCCGAACACCTCGTCGCGGTGCAGCAGGCGATGAAAAACCGCATGGAACTGGGGATATCAATTGCGCTGGGGTCCAGCTTGCAGATTGCGTTGTTCGTCGCGCCAGTGCTGGTGTTCATCAGCCTGCTGTTCGAAGAGAAGCTGATCCTGGCCTTCACCGTGCCGGAAGTGATCGCGCTGGCGGCGGCGTCCTACATCGCCGCGCTGGTGGCGCAGGACGGTGAATCGAACTGGTATGAAGGACTCATGCTGCTGGGCGTGTACTTAATCATTGGGCTGGCGTTCTTCCTGCTGCCGGAAGCGGTTCATTAG
- a CDS encoding peptidylprolyl isomerase gives MKLSRSVLSAFTAALVIALPVSVASAAVDQPQRTIQAQDGATTPAEICNAAAADLAAPDSLEFDGAEDVLEEGVDYGAILCTAQGPIYVDLFEAQTPVTVNNFVFLAQQGYYNNTTFHRVIPGFMAQGGDPTGTGSGGPGYTFEDETDTGMTFDSYGMLAMANAGADTNGSQFFITYGPTDWLNGAHTIFGSVIQGMDVAELLTPRDPNQSPGYTGDTLETVVIVDDPASVTVTPDSAPDAEHFQTLLGVNVAGLEDVLPAVPGATGPLDPDATAALWAGDAGDDTVETLRTDLEARGLAGTASVGFQMNEDECVDPETLPILYLSYQIADFGAADAAESVLADDAWANQFTDLGIYDTTTPATTIDGTLYTRPSDICGTGTLYRAEVSQGRYMVVVEIALDDSVINAESSPTGLEVAESVASDLLGSFQGVLDRGNAASAAE, from the coding sequence ATGAAGTTAAGTCGCAGTGTATTGAGCGCCTTCACCGCTGCGCTGGTGATCGCGCTGCCGGTCTCCGTGGCGAGCGCCGCCGTGGACCAGCCGCAGCGCACGATCCAGGCCCAGGACGGCGCGACAACCCCGGCGGAGATCTGCAACGCGGCAGCGGCGGACCTCGCCGCGCCGGACTCGCTGGAGTTCGACGGGGCCGAAGACGTGCTGGAAGAAGGCGTCGATTATGGGGCGATCCTGTGCACCGCGCAGGGGCCGATTTACGTGGATCTGTTCGAAGCGCAGACGCCGGTCACTGTGAATAACTTCGTGTTCCTGGCGCAGCAGGGTTATTACAACAACACGACCTTCCACCGCGTCATTCCGGGCTTCATGGCCCAGGGCGGCGACCCGACCGGGACCGGCTCCGGCGGGCCGGGCTACACCTTCGAAGACGAAACCGACACCGGCATGACCTTCGACAGTTACGGCATGCTGGCGATGGCGAACGCCGGGGCGGACACCAACGGCAGCCAGTTCTTCATCACCTACGGCCCGACCGACTGGCTGAACGGCGCGCACACCATCTTCGGCAGCGTGATTCAGGGCATGGACGTAGCCGAACTGCTCACCCCGCGCGACCCCAACCAGTCGCCCGGCTACACCGGCGATACGCTTGAGACGGTTGTGATCGTGGACGATCCCGCATCCGTCACCGTGACGCCGGACAGCGCGCCGGATGCGGAGCACTTCCAGACGCTGCTGGGTGTCAACGTGGCGGGCCTCGAAGATGTGCTGCCCGCCGTGCCCGGCGCGACCGGTCCGCTGGACCCGGACGCGACGGCTGCGCTGTGGGCCGGTGACGCAGGCGACGACACGGTCGAGACGCTGCGCACGGACCTGGAAGCGCGCGGTCTGGCCGGCACGGCCTCGGTCGGCTTCCAGATGAATGAAGATGAATGCGTCGATCCCGAAACGCTGCCGATCCTGTATCTGAGCTACCAGATCGCGGACTTCGGCGCGGCGGATGCGGCGGAGAGCGTCCTGGCGGACGACGCCTGGGCCAACCAGTTCACCGACCTGGGCATCTATGACACGACTACGCCCGCGACGACCATCGACGGCACCCTCTATACGCGCCCATCGGACATCTGCGGCACGGGCACGCTCTACCGCGCCGAAGTTTCGCAGGGCCGCTACATGGTCGTGGTAGAGATCGCCCTGGACGACAGCGTGATCAACGCCGAGTCGTCGCCCACCGGCCTCGAAGTGGCCGAGTCGGTGGCGTCGGATCTGCTCGGCAGTTTCCAGGGCGTGCTCGATCGCGGGAACGCCGCCAGCGCAGCAGAATAA
- a CDS encoding biotin/lipoyl-containing protein, with amino-acid sequence MKYQTIVNGKTYEIEINEDGRLLVNGEEHELDFRVLREGELYSMLLDNCSFEAVVDQRDEILNVLMNGNLYEVQVTDERSRRLASAFMHFGDISGEVHIRAPMPGLIARIPVTEGQQVSKGETLVILESMKMENELKAPRDGTVHRINVAVGASVEQNKVLVTLA; translated from the coding sequence ATGAAGTACCAAACGATAGTCAACGGCAAGACTTACGAGATCGAAATCAACGAGGATGGCCGCCTGCTGGTCAACGGCGAGGAGCACGAGCTGGACTTCCGCGTGCTGCGCGAAGGCGAGCTGTATTCGATGCTGCTGGACAACTGCAGCTTCGAGGCGGTCGTGGACCAGCGGGACGAGATCCTGAACGTGCTGATGAACGGCAACCTGTACGAGGTGCAGGTCACCGACGAACGCAGCCGCCGCCTCGCCAGCGCGTTTATGCACTTCGGCGACATTTCCGGCGAGGTGCACATCCGCGCACCGATGCCGGGCCTGATCGCGCGCATCCCGGTGACCGAAGGCCAGCAGGTGAGCAAGGGCGAGACGCTGGTCATCCTCGAATCGATGAAGATGGAAAACGAGCTGAAAGCCCCGCGCGACGGCACGGTGCATCGCATCAACGTGGCCGTGGGCGCCAGCGTGGAGCAGAACAAAGTGCTGGTCACCCTCGCGTAG
- a CDS encoding phospholipid carrier-dependent glycosyltransferase, translating into MQQVNLSSRWIARALDAVWLAALALYVVAGCWDVPFHGDESSLIAMSRDYASLVQQHDLDAVLYSPHPADPAMQELRILNGTVGKMAMGLGWDLAGLSAGDLNGPWDWSLDYDLNAALGHVPGDRLLHAARLSSALLAALAVVAVFGIVRIASGSRIAAWAASLILATDPAVLLNGRRAMMEGSLLGFGTLAALAAVWLVREQRRAAPPRRLWLGATALGIASGLAIASKHSAAIVIAALVVALVVEPGLRRVTEAHREQRDRRLRLAWAGALTAAVFLLLTPAWWSDPSGMPDRVLHARSVLMDGQVAKYGGFDGASERLGALVSRAFFDGPQYYEDPDWAAYVGGQIAAYDGSWLAGRGGGSVWGALLVTAFTAGCVACVVNVAARGEDGGPAWVVLAWAGLTALALLVTNPLDWQRYYLPLQPPVAAIAGIGVGAAARWSIRDWRERTPA; encoded by the coding sequence ATGCAGCAAGTGAACCTCTCATCGCGATGGATCGCGCGGGCGCTGGATGCCGTGTGGCTGGCGGCGCTGGCGCTGTACGTCGTCGCGGGCTGTTGGGATGTGCCGTTCCACGGCGACGAATCCTCACTGATCGCCATGAGCCGCGACTATGCCTCGCTCGTCCAGCAACACGACCTCGACGCCGTGCTGTACAGCCCGCACCCCGCCGATCCCGCCATGCAAGAGCTGCGCATCCTCAACGGCACGGTCGGCAAGATGGCGATGGGCCTCGGCTGGGACCTCGCCGGGCTGTCGGCAGGTGACCTCAACGGACCGTGGGACTGGAGCCTCGACTACGATCTCAACGCCGCGCTGGGGCACGTTCCCGGCGACCGCCTGCTGCACGCGGCCCGCCTGTCGTCCGCGCTGCTGGCGGCGCTGGCCGTCGTCGCCGTATTCGGCATCGTGCGGATCGCCTCCGGCAGCCGGATCGCGGCGTGGGCCGCCAGCCTGATCCTCGCCACCGATCCCGCCGTGCTGCTGAATGGCCGCCGTGCGATGATGGAAGGCTCGCTGCTGGGCTTCGGCACGCTGGCCGCGCTGGCCGCCGTGTGGCTGGTCCGTGAGCAGCGCCGCGCCGCGCCGCCGCGCCGCTTGTGGCTGGGCGCAACCGCGCTCGGCATCGCGAGCGGATTGGCGATCGCCAGCAAGCACAGCGCCGCGATCGTGATTGCCGCGCTGGTCGTCGCGCTCGTCGTCGAACCGGGGCTGCGCCGCGTCACCGAAGCCCACCGCGAGCAGCGCGATCGCCGCCTGCGGCTGGCCTGGGCGGGCGCGCTGACCGCCGCCGTGTTCCTGCTGCTCACCCCGGCGTGGTGGTCCGATCCGTCCGGCATGCCGGACCGCGTGCTGCATGCCCGGTCCGTGCTGATGGACGGGCAGGTCGCCAAGTACGGCGGGTTCGACGGCGCAAGCGAGCGCCTCGGCGCGCTGGTCAGCCGGGCGTTCTTCGACGGGCCGCAGTACTACGAAGATCCCGACTGGGCGGCTTATGTTGGCGGCCAGATCGCCGCCTACGACGGATCGTGGCTGGCCGGGCGCGGCGGCGGGAGCGTGTGGGGTGCGCTGCTGGTGACCGCGTTCACCGCCGGGTGCGTCGCGTGTGTCGTCAACGTCGCGGCGCGCGGAGAGGACGGCGGACCGGCGTGGGTCGTACTGGCCTGGGCCGGGCTGACGGCGCTGGCCCTGCTGGTGACGAATCCGCTCGACTGGCAGCGCTACTATTTGCCGCTCCAGCCGCCGGTCGCCGCGATTGCGGGGATCGGGGTTGGGGCCGCCGCACGCTGGAGCATTCGAGACTGGCGTGAAAGGACTCCTGCGTGA
- a CDS encoding ArnT family glycosyltransferase, with protein sequence MIPDWFEPSLTLFPFAAWMFLGVGLPWALALLPRSLWREKLTVLAVSMALGPLITTTVMFVLGTVGTLTLTGTLIGSALAAGAPGIFAWRAWRNGPSPTEAIFTYLKQDTAPSMHVARTEALLIAGIVLLLLLNVVATAYWPFLSYDPLWVYAYNAKIFVMERAIPDSMGYYPQLVPLSYTYLQQAWGGVNDHAARVVIPWLNVAMVLMAYELGVRVFRSRRVGLLTAAIWTFYPHVAAWNGSGDLEIPLTLYVTGASAFFVEAWRTERARFAVLSGLLLAGALWTKPTGGALAIGIALAVGVWAVRVRFVPRAIWPKLRLAIIAGLACAPIGGMWYVRNLILGHTAVVFPAGYWHSFAQRSGQEFGWPLLIAALAVGALLAHPPDLLRARSRWLRVALPLLALALLLAGTLPTALNTDLIGHGDNGWRWLRGDLTAGGRLSVLESLLIAAGFALLAWIGWGIWRRWPAGYRETSWLVWALLLPYGVVWFFDFSYHYRLSFAIVPLFAVQVAVLIDGWLWPWLAGRPWIGRAAGALVIGAWGVAMAVGVQHNLDYWFGDKKLADDRAKYDAGNASLMVVVHMLEDYAAQHGEPPVVAIPGEDRLPFFFPSWDIRNSREPDELPTTLDDLDEADLFINGSVPRFLWQDAGLYPNPLDDLSNVAAAYHYLAVPESDGSRWPTPLQPIPLNADGSLAVDDGNFRFEAYEIHPEARTATMKPIVPAEGEVIVGDFAQYVGHNIVSGTWYRGDKTFLTLYWRPTDTAPPQRDYSIYIHLLDADGSRVAGWDGQPLQGEYPTRDWQPGESLLDYWVLQIPPDTPAGTFDLRVGIYDSLTGERLPVTVDGDPADDGLTIDTITVE encoded by the coding sequence GTGATTCCCGACTGGTTCGAGCCGAGCCTGACGCTGTTTCCCTTCGCGGCGTGGATGTTCCTGGGCGTGGGACTGCCCTGGGCGCTGGCGCTGCTGCCGCGCTCGCTGTGGCGCGAAAAGCTGACCGTGCTCGCGGTCAGCATGGCGTTGGGGCCGCTGATCACGACGACGGTCATGTTCGTGCTCGGCACAGTCGGCACGCTGACGCTGACTGGTACGCTGATCGGCAGCGCGCTGGCAGCGGGCGCGCCGGGGATCTTCGCGTGGCGGGCGTGGCGCAACGGCCCCTCGCCCACCGAGGCGATCTTCACATATTTGAAGCAGGACACGGCCCCGTCGATGCACGTCGCGCGCACCGAAGCCCTGCTGATCGCCGGGATCGTGCTGCTGCTGCTGCTCAACGTGGTGGCGACCGCCTACTGGCCGTTCCTCTCCTACGATCCGCTGTGGGTCTACGCCTATAACGCGAAAATCTTCGTCATGGAGCGCGCCATCCCCGACAGCATGGGCTATTACCCGCAGCTCGTGCCGCTGTCCTACACCTATTTGCAGCAGGCGTGGGGCGGCGTAAACGACCACGCCGCGCGCGTGGTCATTCCGTGGCTCAACGTGGCGATGGTGCTGATGGCCTACGAACTGGGCGTGCGCGTGTTCCGATCGCGCCGGGTGGGGCTGCTGACCGCCGCGATCTGGACCTTCTACCCGCACGTGGCCGCGTGGAACGGCTCCGGCGATTTGGAGATCCCGCTGACGCTGTACGTCACGGGCGCGTCGGCGTTTTTCGTGGAGGCGTGGCGCACGGAGCGCGCGCGCTTCGCCGTGCTGAGCGGGCTACTGCTGGCCGGGGCGCTGTGGACCAAGCCGACCGGCGGCGCGCTGGCAATCGGGATCGCGCTGGCGGTCGGGGTGTGGGCGGTGCGGGTGCGCTTCGTGCCGCGCGCGATCTGGCCCAAGCTGCGGCTGGCGATCATCGCCGGGCTGGCGTGCGCGCCCATCGGTGGCATGTGGTACGTGCGCAATTTGATCCTGGGGCATACGGCGGTCGTTTTCCCGGCGGGCTACTGGCACAGCTTCGCGCAGCGCTCCGGCCAGGAATTCGGCTGGCCGCTGCTGATCGCGGCGCTGGCCGTCGGCGCACTGCTGGCCCACCCGCCCGACCTGCTGCGCGCGCGGTCCCGCTGGCTGCGCGTGGCTTTGCCGCTGCTGGCGCTGGCCCTGCTGCTGGCTGGAACTCTGCCTACCGCGCTGAACACGGATCTGATCGGACACGGCGACAACGGGTGGCGCTGGCTGCGCGGCGACCTGACGGCGGGTGGACGGCTGAGCGTGCTCGAATCGCTGCTGATCGCCGCCGGGTTCGCGCTGCTGGCGTGGATCGGGTGGGGCATCTGGCGGCGCTGGCCCGCCGGATACCGCGAGACGTCGTGGCTGGTATGGGCGCTGCTGCTGCCCTACGGCGTGGTGTGGTTCTTCGACTTCTCCTACCATTACCGCCTGAGCTTCGCCATCGTGCCACTGTTCGCGGTGCAGGTCGCCGTGCTGATCGACGGCTGGCTGTGGCCGTGGCTGGCCGGGCGCCCCTGGATTGGGCGGGCGGCGGGCGCGCTGGTGATTGGCGCGTGGGGCGTGGCGATGGCGGTCGGCGTGCAGCACAACCTCGACTACTGGTTTGGCGACAAGAAGCTGGCCGACGACCGCGCCAAGTACGACGCGGGCAACGCCTCGCTGATGGTCGTGGTGCACATGCTCGAAGACTACGCGGCACAACATGGCGAGCCGCCGGTGGTCGCCATCCCCGGCGAGGACCGCCTGCCGTTTTTCTTCCCCTCCTGGGATATCCGCAACAGCCGCGAACCGGACGAACTGCCCACCACGCTCGACGACCTCGACGAAGCGGATCTGTTCATCAATGGCTCGGTACCGCGCTTCCTGTGGCAGGACGCAGGCCTGTACCCCAATCCGCTCGACGACCTGTCGAACGTGGCGGCGGCGTACCACTATCTGGCCGTGCCGGAGTCGGACGGATCGCGCTGGCCGACGCCACTGCAACCGATCCCGCTCAATGCGGACGGATCGCTGGCAGTGGACGACGGCAACTTCCGTTTCGAGGCGTACGAAATCCACCCGGAGGCGCGCACCGCCACCATGAAGCCGATCGTGCCCGCCGAGGGCGAGGTGATCGTCGGGGACTTCGCGCAGTACGTAGGGCACAACATCGTCAGCGGGACGTGGTATCGCGGCGACAAGACGTTCCTCACGCTGTACTGGCGGCCCACCGACACCGCCCCGCCGCAGCGCGACTACAGCATCTACATCCACCTGCTCGACGCGGATGGGAGCCGGGTCGCGGGCTGGGACGGCCAGCCGCTGCAGGGCGAGTACCCGACGCGCGACTGGCAGCCGGGCGAGTCGCTGCTGGACTATTGGGTGCTGCAAATTCCACCCGACACGCCCGCCGGGACGTTCGATCTGCGCGTCGGGATCTACGATTCGCTGACCGGCGAGCGTCTGCCCGTGACCGTGGATGGCGATCCGGCAGACGACGGGTTGACGATTGACACGATTACAGTCGAATGA
- a CDS encoding CHAD domain-containing protein produces the protein MPQFLNERDRSALARLRDCMTDPKLTQRAQILLLVDEAMSTADIAAAVEGTDGQVRYWRREWEKRGIDIFPPEAQALLSSDQDEPVSSLGASIEDASLSGNGASPDAVALPGVGEPRRALSLQDAPGVEPGDSMAEAGRKVLLFHFERMLLNEPGARLGDDIEGVHDMRVATRRMRSAIRLFEPFFKPGRLTPFNASLKKAGGVLGEVRDLDVFMEKAQRFAKKSPDVNLTPLFDEWQVRLDVARERLVHGLDSREFDRFTGAFDDFLTTPGKGARPQPDPEDREPYEVRHVLPRLLYGLYEQVRVYDDLVDSREVATLHALRIELKRLRYALEFFEEVLGPEGRAVIKEVKALQDHLGDMNDAEVAEQILRDFVENEDRKNSGMPRFMRQPDVSGVRQYMIAKQDEKRRLIDTFPAAWETFTREDVRRNLALAIAAL, from the coding sequence ATGCCCCAGTTTCTCAACGAGCGCGATCGCAGCGCTCTCGCTCGGTTGCGCGATTGCATGACCGATCCGAAGCTCACGCAGCGAGCACAGATCCTGCTGCTGGTCGACGAGGCGATGTCTACGGCGGACATCGCGGCGGCGGTCGAAGGCACGGACGGGCAGGTCCGCTATTGGCGACGTGAGTGGGAAAAGCGCGGAATCGACATCTTCCCGCCTGAAGCACAGGCGTTGTTATCGTCCGATCAGGACGAGCCGGTCAGCAGTCTGGGCGCATCGATCGAGGACGCCTCGTTGTCCGGCAATGGCGCATCCCCGGATGCCGTCGCACTGCCGGGCGTCGGCGAGCCTCGGCGTGCGCTGAGCTTACAAGACGCACCTGGCGTCGAGCCGGGCGATTCGATGGCCGAGGCCGGGCGCAAGGTGCTGCTATTCCATTTCGAGCGTATGCTGCTCAACGAGCCGGGCGCGCGCCTGGGCGATGACATCGAGGGCGTGCACGACATGCGTGTCGCCACGCGCCGGATGCGCAGCGCGATCCGCTTGTTCGAGCCGTTCTTCAAGCCGGGACGCCTCACGCCGTTCAACGCCTCGCTGAAAAAAGCAGGCGGCGTGCTGGGCGAAGTGCGCGACCTGGACGTGTTCATGGAGAAAGCGCAGCGCTTTGCCAAGAAGTCGCCGGACGTGAATCTGACGCCGTTGTTCGACGAATGGCAGGTGCGCCTCGACGTCGCCCGCGAGCGTCTTGTCCACGGCCTCGACAGCCGCGAGTTCGACCGCTTCACGGGCGCGTTTGACGACTTCCTGACGACGCCCGGTAAGGGCGCGCGTCCCCAGCCCGATCCCGAAGATCGCGAGCCGTACGAGGTGCGGCACGTACTGCCCCGGCTGCTGTACGGGCTGTACGAGCAGGTGCGTGTCTACGACGACCTCGTGGACTCGCGCGAGGTGGCCACGCTGCACGCGCTGCGGATCGAGCTGAAGCGGCTGCGCTACGCGCTGGAATTCTTCGAGGAGGTCCTGGGGCCGGAAGGTCGCGCCGTGATTAAAGAGGTCAAGGCGCTGCAAGATCACCTGGGCGACATGAACGACGCCGAGGTGGCCGAGCAGATCCTGCGGGACTTCGTGGAGAACGAGGACCGCAAGAACAGCGGTATGCCGCGCTTCATGCGCCAGCCCGACGTGAGCGGCGTGCGCCAGTACATGATCGCCAAGCAGGACGAGAAGCGCCGCCTGATCGACACGTTCCCCGCCGCCTGGGAGACGTTCACCCGCGAGGACGTGCGGCGCAACCTCGCGCTGGCGATTGCGGCGTTGTAG
- a CDS encoding HD domain-containing protein produces MPGVYYDQQALKPLLEKLLVGAAQPMDSVGHWADRLLDDPPSPLAIRFLDQLNGEWQDVQAPDRASERIASMVKRYLATRQPGWPHLWAHTLRVTGAAVAIARERQTDPVLSFLAGVLHDVAKLDEANSSESHEELGAEFAGRVLHDRFSEDTIRQIQAAILKENGSVLGEVLHDADKLDKIGAAGVLRRISTDTHTTWIPDALDRVADDRDDFPAMHADTSRDMADSKLAFLDMFLPAAQTAAQSWR; encoded by the coding sequence ATGCCCGGAGTATATTACGACCAGCAAGCGCTGAAACCCTTGCTGGAAAAACTGCTTGTGGGTGCTGCACAGCCGATGGATTCGGTCGGTCACTGGGCCGACCGCTTGCTGGACGACCCACCCTCTCCGCTGGCGATTCGATTCCTGGATCAGCTCAACGGCGAATGGCAGGACGTTCAGGCACCCGACCGCGCCAGCGAGCGCATCGCGTCGATGGTCAAGCGCTACCTGGCGACCCGGCAGCCGGGCTGGCCCCACCTCTGGGCGCACACGCTGCGCGTGACCGGCGCGGCAGTTGCTATCGCGCGGGAGCGGCAGACCGACCCCGTACTCAGCTTTCTGGCGGGCGTGCTGCACGACGTCGCCAAGCTTGACGAAGCCAACAGCAGCGAGTCGCACGAGGAACTCGGCGCAGAGTTCGCCGGGCGCGTGCTGCACGACCGGTTTTCTGAAGACACCATCCGCCAGATTCAGGCCGCAATTCTAAAGGAAAATGGCAGCGTCCTGGGCGAAGTGCTGCACGACGCGGATAAATTGGACAAGATCGGCGCGGCAGGGGTACTGCGGCGCATCTCGACCGATACGCACACCACGTGGATCCCAGACGCGCTCGACCGCGTCGCCGACGACCGCGACGACTTTCCGGCCATGCATGCCGATACCAGCCGCGACATGGCCGACAGCAAGCTGGCCTTTTTAGACATGTTTCTCCCGGCGGCGCAAACCGCCGCGCAGAGCTGGCGCTGA
- a CDS encoding AI-2E family transporter, with product MASSELNSVGQFTLKVFVALLMGALALAAWQLRDALLLIFLAVIIALALQMPVQRLQRLGLSRGLSVLVSFAGLIVIFVLLLLLFVPVLVEQVSSIADQLPDAYDQAREQYDQEVEKYDWLPKINWDEATGENLRDFVVDQTRQLPQRVFPFVSGLGAVVTSLIVLAFISLFIVVGPTDYLEGALTLVPRSYRARALEIFILLGQGLQRWFVGQLLSMSILAAMITLGTGLILGLENPLALGAFAGLMEFIPNFGSVIGVIPGVLIALAEDPALVPWVIVLYLGTQQIQSNLIAPRLMSRQVDLPAAVVLISQVIASALFGFMGLVLAVPLAVVIMILTKEVYVTDVLNSRSAQLETHFRPDGGEYFVVTTTPYRPEKLSPGEAARLMAQGRDLFEEVERQIVEIITPPSPSSESAARGQQMVWVALLGLVVAQGLALLRTLINREAA from the coding sequence ATGGCATCTTCCGAGCTGAACTCCGTCGGCCAATTTACGCTCAAGGTCTTCGTCGCGCTGCTGATGGGTGCGCTTGCGCTGGCTGCGTGGCAGCTGCGTGACGCCCTGCTGCTGATCTTCCTGGCGGTGATCATCGCGCTGGCGCTCCAGATGCCGGTCCAGCGGCTCCAGCGGCTGGGACTGAGCCGGGGCCTGAGCGTACTGGTCAGCTTTGCCGGGCTGATCGTGATCTTCGTCCTGCTGCTGCTGTTGTTCGTGCCGGTGCTGGTCGAGCAGGTGTCGAGCATCGCCGATCAGCTTCCCGATGCCTACGATCAGGCGCGCGAGCAGTACGATCAGGAGGTGGAAAAGTACGACTGGCTCCCGAAGATCAACTGGGATGAGGCCACCGGCGAGAATCTGCGCGACTTCGTCGTGGACCAGACGCGGCAGCTTCCGCAGCGCGTGTTCCCGTTCGTGTCCGGCCTGGGCGCGGTGGTGACCAGCCTGATCGTGCTGGCCTTCATCTCGCTGTTCATCGTCGTCGGGCCGACGGACTACCTCGAAGGGGCGCTGACGCTCGTCCCACGCAGCTACCGTGCCCGCGCATTGGAAATTTTCATCCTGCTGGGCCAGGGTTTGCAGCGCTGGTTCGTGGGCCAGTTGCTCTCGATGAGCATTCTGGCGGCCATGATTACGCTGGGGACCGGTCTGATCCTGGGGCTGGAGAATCCGCTGGCGCTCGGTGCCTTCGCCGGGCTGATGGAGTTCATTCCCAACTTCGGCTCGGTGATCGGCGTCATCCCCGGCGTGCTGATCGCGCTGGCCGAAGATCCGGCGCTCGTACCCTGGGTGATCGTGCTCTACCTCGGCACGCAGCAGATCCAGAGCAACCTGATCGCGCCGCGCCTGATGAGCCGCCAGGTCGATTTGCCCGCGGCGGTGGTGCTGATCTCGCAGGTGATCGCCAGCGCGCTGTTCGGGTTTATGGGCCTGGTGCTGGCCGTGCCGCTGGCGGTGGTCATCATGATCCTGACCAAAGAAGTCTACGTCACCGACGTGCTGAACTCGCGCTCGGCCCAGCTTGAAACGCACTTCCGGCCCGACGGCGGCGAGTACTTCGTGGTGACGACGACGCCCTACCGGCCCGAAAAACTGTCGCCGGGCGAGGCGGCGCGGCTGATGGCCCAGGGACGCGATTTGTTCGAAGAAGTGGAACGGCAGATCGTGGAAATCATTACCCCGCCGTCGCCGTCATCCGAAAGCGCGGCGCGCGGGCAGCAAATGGTATGGGTCGCGTTGTTGGGGCTGGTTGTGGCGCAGGGGCTGGCGCTGCTGCGCACGTTGATTAATCGCGAGGCCGCCTAG